From Leptospira langatensis, the proteins below share one genomic window:
- the ispH gene encoding 4-hydroxy-3-methylbut-2-enyl diphosphate reductase, which produces MLERIYLANPRGFCAGVKYAISYVEQVQSHSQEQIYVRKEIVHNRRVVEDMKKRGIKFINELNEAPDGATVIFSAHGVSPEVVEEAKKRSMKIGDATCPLVTRVHRKARRYKDSHQIIYIGHQGHDEAIGTMGEAEMFLVESPEDVQKLSGRLDTSKPITYLMQTTLSVADTKLIVEKIAELFPSVEHPAKDDICYATTERQEAVSSMMEEIDAMLVIGADNSSNSLRLLQLAQKSKPSSFKVSSLEDLSKEYIEENEIQTIGITAGASTPQILVDEIIRKLREFYPLVSVDLFPGSREDSMSFKLPSNLLL; this is translated from the coding sequence ATGCTCGAAAGAATCTATCTCGCGAATCCCCGCGGTTTTTGTGCCGGTGTAAAATATGCGATTTCCTATGTGGAACAGGTCCAGTCCCATTCCCAGGAACAGATCTATGTCAGAAAGGAGATCGTTCATAATCGTCGTGTCGTAGAAGACATGAAGAAAAGAGGGATCAAATTCATTAACGAGCTGAATGAGGCTCCGGACGGGGCGACTGTTATCTTCTCCGCACATGGGGTTTCTCCCGAAGTGGTCGAAGAGGCCAAAAAACGAAGTATGAAGATCGGGGACGCTACCTGTCCTCTCGTGACTCGGGTGCATAGGAAAGCCCGCCGTTATAAGGATTCCCATCAGATCATCTACATAGGGCACCAAGGACATGATGAGGCCATCGGGACCATGGGAGAAGCGGAGATGTTTCTCGTAGAATCTCCTGAAGATGTCCAAAAGCTCTCAGGAAGACTGGATACCTCTAAACCGATCACCTATCTCATGCAAACCACCCTTTCGGTTGCCGATACGAAACTGATCGTCGAAAAGATCGCCGAGCTATTTCCAAGTGTGGAACATCCTGCGAAAGACGATATTTGCTACGCTACCACTGAAAGACAGGAAGCGGTCTCTTCCATGATGGAAGAGATAGACGCGATGCTCGTAATAGGAGCGGATAACAGTTCCAATTCCTTACGCTTACTTCAATTGGCTCAGAAATCTAAACCTTCTTCCTTTAAGGTGAGTTCCTTAGAAGATCTTAGCAAAGAGTATATCGAAGAAAATGAGATCCAAACGATAGGAATTACTGCAGGAGCATCGACCCCTCAGATCCTAGTGGATGAGATCATTCGTAAGCTCAGAGAATTCTATCCCTTAGTGAGTGTGGATCTTTTCCCCGGATCTAGGGAAGATTCCATGAGTTTCAAGCTTCCTTCGAACCTGTTACTTTAA
- a CDS encoding flagellin: protein MIINHNISAIFAHRTLKFNSESMNKDIEKLSSGMRINRAGDDASGLAVSEKMRTQVGGLRRAEQNTEDGMSLIQTAEGYLQETHEVVQRIRVLAVQAANGIYTEEDRQQIQVEVSQLVDEIDRIASQAEFNKMKLLTGAFARLNPTASMWFHMGANMHQRERVYIETMNTAALGLRNPTVLTFISLSTAGKANSVIGLADDALRLISKQRADLGAYYNRLEHAAKGLMNAYENIQAAESRIRDTDMAEQMTSFTRYQILTQAATAMLAQANMKPQTVLQLLK, encoded by the coding sequence ATGATTATTAACCACAACATCAGTGCCATTTTCGCTCACAGAACTTTAAAGTTCAATAGCGAAAGCATGAACAAAGACATTGAGAAATTGTCTTCCGGTATGCGTATCAACCGTGCAGGTGACGACGCTTCCGGTTTGGCCGTGTCCGAAAAAATGAGGACTCAGGTCGGAGGTTTGCGCAGGGCGGAGCAAAACACTGAGGACGGTATGTCCCTCATCCAAACGGCGGAAGGGTATCTGCAAGAAACCCATGAAGTCGTTCAAAGGATCCGCGTGCTTGCAGTGCAAGCGGCGAACGGTATTTATACCGAGGAAGACCGTCAACAAATACAAGTAGAGGTTTCCCAGTTGGTCGATGAGATCGACAGGATTGCTTCTCAGGCCGAGTTCAACAAGATGAAACTCCTTACAGGAGCCTTCGCTCGTTTGAATCCGACCGCAAGTATGTGGTTCCATATGGGTGCTAACATGCACCAAAGAGAGAGAGTTTATATTGAAACGATGAACACCGCGGCTCTGGGACTCAGAAACCCGACTGTTCTGACCTTCATCTCTCTTTCTACGGCGGGAAAAGCGAACTCCGTTATCGGACTCGCTGACGATGCACTAAGACTGATCTCTAAACAGAGAGCAGACTTAGGAGCTTATTACAACCGTCTGGAACATGCCGCTAAGGGGTTGATGAACGCTTACGAGAACATCCAAGCTGCTGAATCACGGATCCGTGATACTGATATGGCTGAGCAAATGACCAGCTTCACCAGATATCAGATCCTGACCCAGGCTGCTACTGCGATGCTCGCTCAGGCGAACATGAAACCACAAACCGTGCTCCAGCTATTGAAGTAA